From Xenopus laevis strain J_2021 chromosome 7L, Xenopus_laevis_v10.1, whole genome shotgun sequence, one genomic window encodes:
- the LOC100126627 gene encoding fish-egg lectin isoform X1: MLRFICLFLLYSGAIAELPCTVIPGKLKQLDAGNGEVYGVADDDTIYFWHANRWAQIEGRLTHVTVGPAGVWGVNKDDYIYRLNNFYWVQLSGRLKQIDAGGNKFISGTNVNDDIYCVSQDPSTFPANAIPYVHLEGKLKHYACGPLGCWGVNSANEIYYRNQVTPSSCQGTGWVRVEGSLIMVEVGTDGSVFGVNSDGYVYKRVGICPKSPRGTSWIQIDVCNSFKYVSYDDGFLWLISDKGRILKCEYPESVLPDLL; this comes from the exons ATGCTGCGCTTCATCTGCCTATTCCTGCTGTACTCAGGAGCCATTGCAG AACTGCCGTGTACAGTTATTCCCGGGAAGCTGAAGCAGTTGGACGCGGGGAATGGAGAAGTCTACGGGGTGGCAGATGATGACACTATTTACTTCTGGCACGCAAACCGCTGGGCACAGATTGAAGGAAGGCTCACTCACGTGACTGTGGGACCAGCAGGAGTTTGGGGAGTCAACAAAGATGACTACATTTACAGGCTGAATAATTTCTACTGGGTACAGTTATCAG GGCGCTTGAAGCAGATAGATGCTGGGGGTAATAAATTTATCTCAGGAACCAATGTCAACGATGACATTTATTGCGTGAGCCAGGATCCAAGCACCTTCCCTGCAAATGCCATACCCTATGTACATCTTGAAGGGAAGCTGAAGCATTATGCCTGCGGGCCTCTTGGTTGCTGGGGAGTCAATAGTGCCAATGAAATCTATTATCGTAACCAGGTGACCCCAAGCTCATGCCAGGGTACAGGATGGGTTAGGGTGGAAGGCAGTCTGATCATGGTGGAGGTTGGAACTGACGGCTCAGTCTTTGGTGTCAACTCAGATGGCTACGTGTACAAAAG AGTCGGAATCTGCCCCAAGAGCCCCAGAGGAACCTCATGGATTCAGATAGACGTCTGTAACAGCTTCAAGTACGTCAGCTACGATGACGGGTTCCTGTGGCTCATTAGCGACAAAGGGCGCATTTTGAAATGCGAATATCCCGAATCCGTGCTGCCCGATTTGTTATGA
- the LOC121395517 gene encoding phospholipase A2 inhibitor and Ly6/PLAUR domain-containing protein-like, which translates to MSSVQNPVVSMLFQICMLYILSGKGAYSLSCTLCIIEGSIECVGESVSCPQGLICSTSSTEITRFDGLIYYNVRKYCGDPGRCDRMAHSTYTNYKSLEVITCCDTENCTGPVPTWPKYNTEPNGLTCPTCAYPGFDCLAKDTIQCIGKEEKCFTQTEYHQGLWQGNVQTMRGCSTESHCKFGNWSMRRQDFSIESRITCSFPNSGNSQSFSFFLIGLCLVLIHIYLEQK; encoded by the exons ATGTCTTCTGTGCAAAATCCAGTGGTGTCTATGTTATTTCAGATTTGCATGCTCTACATCCTTTCTGGAAAAGGAG CGTATTCTCTTTCATGCACACTCTGTATAATCGAAGGTTCGATAGAATGTGTTGGTGAATCTGTATCGTGTCCCCAAGGGTTAATCTGCAGCACCTCATCCACAGAAATCACTCGATTCG ATGGGCTGATATATTACAATGTCAGAAAGTATTGTGGGGATCCAGGCAGGTGTGACAGAATGGCCCATTCTACCTACACAAACTATAAAAGCCTGGAGGTGATAACCTGCTGCGACACAGAAAACTGTACTGGGCCTGTTCCGACAT GGCCTAAATATAACACGGAGCCAAATGGGCTGACCTGTCCAACCTGTGCCTACCCCGGCTTTGATTGCCTTGCTAAGGACACCATACAGTGCATCGGGAAGGAGGAGAAATGCTTTACGCAAACTGAATATCATCAAG GACTCTGGCAAGGCAACGTGCAGACAATGCGAGGCTGCAGTACTGAATCTCACTGCAAGTTTGGCAATTGGAGCATGAGGCGTCAGGACTTCAGTATAGAGAGTAGAATTACCTGTAGCTTCCCAAATAGTGGCAATTCccaaagcttttctttttttctaataggTCTTTGTCTTGTgctaatacatatttatttagaacaaaaatga
- the LOC100126627 gene encoding fish-egg lectin isoform X2, whose protein sequence is MLLFICLYLLYAGAIAELPCTVIPGKLKQLDAGNGEVYGVADDDTIYFWHANRWAQIEGRLTHVTVGPAGVWGVNKDDYIYRLNNFYWVQLSGRLKQIDAGGNKFISGTNVNDDIYCVSQDPSTFPANAIPYVHLEGKLKHYACGPLGCWGVNSANEIYYRNQVTPSSCQGTGWVRVEGSLIMVEVGTDGSVFGVNSDGYVYKRVGICPKSPRGTSWIQIDVCNSFKYVSYDDGFLWLISDKGRILKCEYPESVLPDLL, encoded by the exons AACTGCCGTGTACAGTTATTCCCGGGAAGCTGAAGCAGTTGGACGCGGGGAATGGAGAAGTCTACGGGGTGGCAGATGATGACACTATTTACTTCTGGCACGCAAACCGCTGGGCACAGATTGAAGGAAGGCTCACTCACGTGACTGTGGGACCAGCAGGAGTTTGGGGAGTCAACAAAGATGACTACATTTACAGGCTGAATAATTTCTACTGGGTACAGTTATCAG GGCGCTTGAAGCAGATAGATGCTGGGGGTAATAAATTTATCTCAGGAACCAATGTCAACGATGACATTTATTGCGTGAGCCAGGATCCAAGCACCTTCCCTGCAAATGCCATACCCTATGTACATCTTGAAGGGAAGCTGAAGCATTATGCCTGCGGGCCTCTTGGTTGCTGGGGAGTCAATAGTGCCAATGAAATCTATTATCGTAACCAGGTGACCCCAAGCTCATGCCAGGGTACAGGATGGGTTAGGGTGGAAGGCAGTCTGATCATGGTGGAGGTTGGAACTGACGGCTCAGTCTTTGGTGTCAACTCAGATGGCTACGTGTACAAAAG AGTCGGAATCTGCCCCAAGAGCCCCAGAGGAACCTCATGGATTCAGATAGACGTCTGTAACAGCTTCAAGTACGTCAGCTACGATGACGGGTTCCTGTGGCTCATTAGCGACAAAGGGCGCATTTTGAAATGCGAATATCCCGAATCCGTGCTGCCCGATTTGTTATGA